TTATGtcttctgaagatgtgtgtgtaagaaCAGTAAAGTGTTCTCATGtcttctgaagatgtgtgtgtaagaaCAGTAAAGTGTTCTCATGtcttctgaagatgtgtgtgtaagaaCAGTAAAGTGTTCTCATGtcttctgaagatgtgtgtgtaagaaCAGTAAAGTGTTCTCATGtcttctgaagatgtgtgtgtaagaaCAGTAAAGTGTTCTCATGtcttctgaagatgtgtgtgtaagaaCAGTAAAGTGCTCTCATGtcttctgaagatgtgtgtgtaagcatgGTAAAGTGCTCTCATGTCTTCTATAGATGTGTGTGTAAGAACAGTAAAGTGTTCTCATGtcttctgaagatgtgtgtgtaagaaCAGTAAAGTGTTCTCATGtcttctgaagatgtgtgtgtaagaaCAGTAAAGTGTTCTCATGtcttctgaagatgtgtgtgtaagaaCAGTAAAGTGTTCTCATGtcttctgaagatgtgtgtgtaagaaCAGTAAAGTGCTCTCATGtcttctgaagatgtgtgtgtaagcatgGTAAAGTGCTCTCATGTCTTCTATAGATGTGTGTGTAAGAACAGTAAAGTGTTCTCATGTCTTCTAAAGATGTGTGTGTAAGAACAGTAAAGTGCCCCATGACCATATCTCTCTGTgaaaaaactctatgcacataaaggtccccaaaatttggaattaattaccagtaaatactaaagtaacccggtctgaacaccaatttaagactcttctcaaaaaccacctactcaccctaaactaaatactcaatactcaatatttacCTTTATCAAACAACTTTACCAAAAAATTACCTAAATCATAAAACTTGAAATCTAGACACCCAAAGTTCATACATTATTAATACTACATTGTAGTATAGAAACCTACTCAAAACAATGCATCCTTACACCCAGttgtaacattctcatactgtaaactactttcaacaactcacaatgttatattcccataatttAATTTCAATATTCATTATTGAAACCATTGTAATTAGAGTAAAATTACTGTCTGCTATAAACAATGAAGATGAACAACTTAAACAAACTATGGTCAATTCCTTTAGTATTAAGTattctgtaagccattaaattaagtctgcccataataccccggcatgatagtggttctctttgcactgcaacttattactgtaatttcataatcacaatgtaatcttgcaaagaaattaatttttttttttttgattgtgTAAGCACAGGAAAGTGCTCTggatttatttcctattttcacccTGGTGTTTTCTTCATATTTGCAATCACGCATTATATTGTGATGACTCCCatgttaccatgtatgataatttgtgtaactttaTTTACGTGTACCTGTAAATAAACTTACATTACTACTGCAACATTTGTAATTGTCAAAACTTTGTTGTCCAGTCCCTGAGAcccatacctctgtaatgttgaggtacagtccctgggcccattatgtacctctgtaatattgaggtacagtccctggacccattatatacctctgtaatgttgaggtatagtccctgaacccattatgtacctctgtaatgttaaggtacagtccctggacccattatgtacctctgtaatgttaaggtacagtctctgggcccattatatacctctgtaatgttaaggtacagtccctggacccattatgtatctctgtaatgttaaggtacagtccctggacccattatgtaccttcgcaattgtttgactaccacccatgccatgggtatggtgtgcataataaacatattaaactaacaatgGAACATTATAGTATCCTAGCAAACATTATACTAGCACTATTAGGTACAATTAGACTtagaaatatattatatatataaagatatcttGGGGTATCCCACAGAAAAACAATCGAAATGAGATTGTATATTTCGGGTCTCTTCCACTGTTGTTTTCCTGTCTATATGTGAGTTATCTTTCAGAGAGTTTTTCGACACCTCAGAACTATGTCTTCAGGggttatggactgattacatcgtctttacatctttaCTGTCTCCTCTGTATTCCACTGAGAagataataatggtagaattaccgaaaaatgttatggcaacgtttcgctctccaggagttttgttaatccataacaacacaacaacgatcctggagagcaaaacgttgctgcAATACAAAGTCCATTTACTAacaacttgactgaagaagcccactgtgtaggcaaaatgttttgaaataaataaatctaactgttgcacatgtgtcttacttatcaacttgacaGTACTGAATATCATTATTATCTTCACATCAACAACTGTTCAGTACATAAGAGAGAAATACTCTGTATACAAAGGGAATTTCTACAGtcacacctaaatgtcacccaCCTCTGTACAACCTCTgccacaggcctactggcccatgcttggtAGGCCTACTGCCCTTGCTTGGCAGGTCTTTCTCACATCTTACCCTTGTAAGTAACtctatttaggcacaggtacacataagtataattatcatacagtgtaaattacctaggatagcccaacaaaagtcaaagtgacttatttacattTACGAAGCTACACAAAGGAATAAACTAGACAAGCACCATTAAGCTTCTACTATCATTCACATTAAAGTATATTGCTGTCCTGTTGCTTGGTTGGAAAAGgtttcacctcacacactgactgtCCGTCATTTTATTCCCGACACAGGTAGAAGTGATGGATGCATTTTCTTACACTCGCTatatctgttcacctagcagtaagtaggtacatggaagttagtgaactggtgtgggtggcatcctgagggacaagactgaatgaccacaatggaaataagacaaacagtcctcgatgatgcatcgactttcttgggttatccagggtggctaaccctccttaccttgggtggctaaccctctctaacctgggttatcctgcatggttaactctccctaccctgggttatcctgggtggctaatcctccctatcctgggttatcctgggtggctaaccctccctaccctgggttatcctgggtggctaatcctccctaCCCCaaattatcctgggtggctaagggATGTTATTTCTCaaaattcataacttttttaTTTACCGTCCAATTTCGTTCATATTTGGTATACAGTAGGGACCTGCTTTATGGCATTTTGccttatggcgttccgctaatacagtgATTTCAAATTACGACAAAAACTTGCTATATGACTTCCAGCCTTTCTAATGCAGTGCACGCcaccggtttgtttacattctccatgagcacatctctatcatgtctggaaactttccaaaatttcaagtattttaaagttattgcatattaatatatgtactctgatatacttatgtgtacctgtacataaatatacttacacactgtgctggcatgcaggtagacattaaaatcactaagagtctctctactcttgacatCACATGATCTCGAGTGcattaaatattgtatattacgttaataaagacagttccattaatccatctatgatattttttcaaaattaaataataaacatgctatataacatataaatatgatacatacacccacagtataaaaattgacataaatatgagatgtgtttACAAACTGGTTTGTtggagtgtcggaagaattatgttttctttAGTCAAACACCAGCTACTTAACCCTTCATCGcgcaaggggtccgaaaatttgaaattcgaactgaactccctatggtggatagagtaactcaatacaaggtcactgatcccatataaattgatttctgatggttagttttcgagcaattgccaatctccgaagaccgaaaatattAGGCCGCCCCCGACAAAGtgattaaaaaattttatgttgcaaacttgcaattgttaataaaacacaccaaaacaattttttaaatttaatatacaaacagacaatataaaaaacataaatggaacttgtatcaaaacattttttaattgttacaaaaatataaaaaggaagcaaatatcaacaatgccaaattgcaaagtgatgcaagtttcaatccctatattcctgagattcatttggaagaccaatgattctatattgctaattggcaagatggaagtctgtgaaacaatttctatcagtctttatgcacagatttactttgcatacactaCAGACGAATGACGATGTTACCGTTTTTTTCGaggtgctgcaatacttgcaagtaAACGGCCTTTGCCCTGCCATTGGGAAGTGCATTAGAGTAATGTCTTtcctaacactgtcatcaggcatttctgtacgtgttcccctcccaggtttcactatgccaacaccattggaagtacatggtgaattagttggtgaaggtcttggagttgttcttaggctgctccctctaaggttttgtcctttagaccttgcaatttcagagatagaattcctgaaatacttcagttgcatacacttttgctttattgctcgagaatcacggcaataaagcagccatgcattcacaacagcaagatcaataatataggcaaatagccgcatgtaccaacgttttgatttcattggtgttttgtagagatgcaccaacatgttgcttttgtcaagacctcccatgtttgcattatagttcttgatgactgcagggcacgatattttctctttcctctttgtaCCCTTGTTATATCTCTCAACAAGACTCATGGGCTCGACCCCAATATCAGttgtcactaaagtcacaactttggtgtccttccatcgtacaacaaggacaccatcattgttgttgaagcaaaaattgcccctgaccacactgtttttttccatttgtttgaTAGGCACCAGATGTGGCTTACCACAACTATTGtcacgtactgttccagtgtatctgcagttatacttatctcttagtagcttgaccaaaggcatacttgaaaagaaattgtcagcatagattgctgatgtgtttgtcttgttcatagtttgtgcaagtaccagaacaatctttgtacttattggaagtttagattcttcctgtggcagctgtatgggatgtgtgtcaaaagttgttgtgccttgatacatgagtatatcatgtatgagtccatcttgacttgcacgacaaaaaagtttgaaaccccacttatctggttttgttttgatgtactgccttaggtttccagcagttttacccttgaaaccaaccatgacttcatcaacagattgcttgggtgtagctggaattttcaagcaagcattagttagttcagtgtaaagaggccttactttgtagaatctgtcattatccttttttGTGTTGTCATTGAAATGAATATGACTTCTAAGGTACCTAAACTTCTAAGACGCCATGCTATCTGCAACCTGTTGGCTCCTAAAAGCAGCTTTCCAATAGTCTTCGAGGGATGGTAGTGAATTAATacccatgaacaacaaaatacctatgaacctcatgatctcttcagaatctgttgaAAAAGTACTATTTACATCTTGTTGCCTTGtatacaaatttgtttgatatgctatgttatctatcatggctggagtaacgaacatacgaaaatactcatatggagacctaattgcaagaggcttttcatgttcatatgccggcaaaggatcattttcaatgtcatctacggtccactcagatgaaacttgaagagcaatattctcatggatctcttcctcatccgggtatgcctcaatcctaaaagttttctttttcctcattactttctgctttttggctggcctttcttccctttcttcctcctcatcatcacttgacatctctgcatcctgtgcatccggtggcaagtattcatcaccactatccagcaattctggttcgtctacctctggttccgagtcactgtcttcagaaacgcagacatacctcgacctgctggtcgactgctccccataaaacagcctctcatggaactggaaggacaatagaaacctcctgtataaatccagaccactacagagttcatatatgcaattgaaaatgttttataaatatttatttgactaaaattggacattcccggaaactcgcgcaataccgaaataattcggactaaaatgcttgcacttttttcaactgcatgctacactcatattatgcttcacacggactttaggtatatatcaaaatatgcctaaactattcatgtaagcactaaacacaacaatcagtacttaccgacattgtagaatgtataatccaagagtagattagcaagggtggagggaaaaatgcgCGTGTGTTCGAAGCCAagccgctagtgtttatattttgatctctcaaccaatgggaaggcggcagaagcgaactgtacttagctgaagagactcagggaaggcttgtgattggttggaactaaagaacgggaagctggccgcgcggGGCGCGAAGTATGACACGCGCCAAAAACACGTAATCAATACCGAATTTTTTCGGCCAAACACGATAAAGGGTTAACTGtaaaaaaatattcctttcatatgccttcattCTATCTATGgctattcatgacccttgtgggttttgcacttcttttttattatgattacaataataataataataataataataatacagtggacccccaccttacaatattaatccgttcctgagagctcatcgtatgctgaaATTATCGTAAGCTGAATTAatcttccccataagaaataatggaaatcagattaatccgtgcaagacaccacaaaatatgaaaaaaaaaaattatcacatgaaatattaattttaatacacacaaactgacacttacctttatcgaagatctggtgatgattgatgggatgggaggaggggagagtgtggaagttgttaatgtttagaaggggaatccccttccattaggactttaggtagcacgtccttttctggggttacttcccttcttcttttaatgccactaggaccagctgactgaggtgcagcaacagctgaccgtggtgcagcagcagctgaccgtggttcagcaacagctgattgtggtgcagcagcagctgactgtggtgcagcaacagctgatggtggtgcagcaacagctgacggtggtgcagcaacagctgagcgtggtgcagcagcagctgactgtggagcagcaacagccgactgtggtgcagcaacagctgactgtggtgcagcagcagctgactgtggtgcagcaacagctgatggtggtgcagcaacagctgaccatggtgcagcagcagctgactgtggtgcagcacagctgactgtggtgcagcaacagctgaccgtggtgcagcagcagctgaccgtggtatgaTAGTACGTATTTCCCACCATTTttacatatgattgcttgagagatggtatctcTTGCtatttgtttttcgtttatccacaccaataacagtctctcaacatcttcgagtacttgcgatctcttattcgaaaacaaagttgcacctt
This genomic interval from Cherax quadricarinatus isolate ZL_2023a unplaced genomic scaffold, ASM3850222v1 Contig150, whole genome shotgun sequence contains the following:
- the LOC138851234 gene encoding uncharacterized protein, whose product is MSFHERLFYGEQSTSRSRYVCVSEDSDSEPEVDEPELLDSGDEYLPPDAQDAEMSSDDEEEEREERPAKKQKVMRKKKTFRIEAYPDEEEIHENIALQVSSEWTVDDIENDPLPAYEHEKPLAIRSPYEYFRMFVTPAMIDNIAYQTNLYTRQQDVNSTFSTDSEEIMRFIGILLFMGINSLPSLEDYWKAAFRSQQVADSMAS